The following nucleotide sequence is from uncultured Draconibacterium sp..
ACTCAGGGATAATATAGATGATGTTGAGCCTGTTCTACGGAACAGCGATTTTTTAACTTTCGATATGGCCGCATTAAAGTATTCCGAGGCGCCAAATAATCAGAGTTTGCCTAATGGTTTATATGCCGATGAAGCCTGCCAGTTGATGAAGTATGCCGGAGCAAGTAATCGGTTAAAAGTATTTGGTTTATTTGGATTAAACATACGGGTGCAACCCGAAGAATTATCGGTAAACCTGGCAGCTCAACTGGTTTGGTATTTTGTGCAGGGCTACTTAATTCGCGACAAACGAAAACCGGGGCAAAGCGATGGTTTTTCGGTTTATAGTGTCGAGATCCCTGAACTTTCAGCACCTCTGGTATTTTATAAAAATGATTGCACCGGGCAATGGTGGATTCAGGTTCAGGCAATTAACAATCAAATCATCTATTTTGCCTGTTCAGAAAAGGATTATGAAGTAGCCAGCAGCAACGAAATTCCTGAACATTGGTTGAAATATGTGCAAAAAACCGACGAAATATTAAAATAATACTCCTTTAAAAGCGTTCTTTGCATACCTTGTTAACAGTTGATTGTTACAAACAACTAAATTTTGTTTCTTTGCCGCAGCAGAGAAAAGGCTAAATTGCCCTATGAAAAGAGAAGTATGAGAAAGGCTGTATCTTTTTTTATTATTATAATGTCGGTTACACTAGTTACTTATGGTCAGCAGGATCCTCAGTACACCAATAATATGTTTTACAAATTGGGTGTTAACCCGGGTTATGCTGGTGCTGAAGATGCAATAAGCGGAATACTGTTAAACCGATATCAGTGGTCGGGGTTCGAGGGAGCTCCTAAAACACTTGTTTTTAGTGTTGATGCAGCAGTTAATGCTTTTGGAGCGCCCGGAGGAGTTGGCGTAAACGTTATTAGTGATGAGTGGGGATTCTATAAAAATACCTGGGTAAATTTTAACTATTCATATAAAGTAACAACTGCCCTTGGGACATTAGGCTTGGGAATTTCCCCCGGCATTTATAACTTTAATATCAGCCCGGAATGGGATGTGCCGCAAGGCGAAATGTACACTCCGGCCGAATCCGATCCATCAGTGCCAAACGAAGAGGCCAGCCAGATAACGTTTGATGTTGGTTTTGGAGCCTATTTGTATACCAATAAATATTACGCCGGATTTTCAGTAACGCACATCAATCAAGGCGAAGTAATGTACGATGATGTTGCTGTTGACTTTCTAACCCGCCACTATTATTTAACAGGAGGATACAATATTAAACTATCCGATCCGTTATTTGAGGTGCAGCCATCGTTCTTGCTCAAGTCAGATATGGCTTCGTGGCAGTTGGATTTAAATGCAAATGTTGTGTACAACGACAAATTCTGGGGAGGAATTTCCTACAGAGTGCAGGACGCGGTAGCACTGCTTATGGGAATGGAACTGTTTAACGGAATGAGAATAGGATATTCGTTCGATTTAGTAACATCGGCGATTAAACGAAATGGTTTTGCCTCGAATGAATTTTTTGTAAGTTACTCAATTGATTTAGAGAGAAATCGTAACCAAAAATACAAGAGTATTAGGTTTTTGTAAATATTATAGAAATTGAATAAGAAAAGGAACAAAATATAATATTTTATTATTTCATTGTTTCTACTTATTTTTAACGACTAATCAGAGCT
It contains:
- a CDS encoding type IX secretion system membrane protein PorP/SprF; the encoded protein is MRKAVSFFIIIMSVTLVTYGQQDPQYTNNMFYKLGVNPGYAGAEDAISGILLNRYQWSGFEGAPKTLVFSVDAAVNAFGAPGGVGVNVISDEWGFYKNTWVNFNYSYKVTTALGTLGLGISPGIYNFNISPEWDVPQGEMYTPAESDPSVPNEEASQITFDVGFGAYLYTNKYYAGFSVTHINQGEVMYDDVAVDFLTRHYYLTGGYNIKLSDPLFEVQPSFLLKSDMASWQLDLNANVVYNDKFWGGISYRVQDAVALLMGMELFNGMRIGYSFDLVTSAIKRNGFASNEFFVSYSIDLERNRNQKYKSIRFL